In Henningerozyma blattae CBS 6284 chromosome 6, complete genome, the following are encoded in one genomic region:
- the TWF1 gene encoding twinfilin TWF1 (similar to Saccharomyces cerevisiae TWF1 (YGR080W); ancestral locus Anc_3.404), giving the protein MSAQSGITASSQLLESIKTKLNGSSNKLEIITARISNDNTSVEVYKQDYSSVSQLANELEDFEEPIYIFIKESNKSNQFEFLSFVPDNSPIKLKMIYASTKNTLIRQIGSNSINRQIMISEPFEIQEFLDTDTNINQKDLLTESERINLEINQEQSLMKNASLSKGHQLVSQTNGSSTVLIFDVNLDDSGNTLVELLNQTNLISFGINLDNEKVQIRNKLQISKPGSIKITQEEPSYNIYKNLDNNKYYFIYSCPSGCRVKERMIYASNRSGFIKYLNENQKIELENTIEIGDFDELEISLISENSNDSSIDMNNERKFSKPKGPMRRRK; this is encoded by the coding sequence ATGTCTGCTCAGTCCGGTATAACTGCGTCCTCTCAGTTGTtagaatcaattaaaactaAGTTAAATGGTTCCTCcaataaattagaaattattaCTGCAAGAATATCGAATGATAATACAAGTGTTGAAGTGTATAAACAAGATTACTCTTCGGTAAGCCAGTTAGCAAATGAATTGGAAGATTTTGAGGAGCCAATttacattttcattaaagaatccaataaatcaaatcaatttgaatttttatcattcgTGCCAGATAATTCtccaattaaattaaagatgatttaTGCATCCACTAAAAATACTTTGATTAGACAAATTGGTTCTAACTCAATTAATAGACAAATTATGATTTCAGAACCTTTTgaaattcaagaatttttgGATACCGACACTaatataaatcaaaagGATCTATTAACAGAATctgaaagaattaatttagaaattaatCAAGAGCAGtctttaatgaaaaatgcTAGTCTTAGTAAAGGCCATCAATTAGTTTCTCAAACTAATGGTAGTTCAACAGTTTTGATTTTTGATGTAAATTTGGACGATTCTGGTAATACTTTAGTAGagttattaaatcaaaCCAATTTGATCTCATTTGGCATTAATTTAGATAACGAAAAAGTacaaattagaaataaattacaaatttcGAAGCCAGgatcaattaaaatcaCTCAAGAAGAACCAAgctataatatttataaaaactTGGATAacaacaaatattattttatctaCAGTTGTCCATCAGGTTGTAGAGTTAAAGAGCGTATGATTTATGCTTCAAATAGGTCCGggtttattaaatatttaaatgaaaatcaaaagattgaattagaaaacaCTATTGAAATTGGTGATTTcgatgaattagaaatcTCTTTGATATCAGagaattcaaatgataGCTCGATTGACATGAACAATGAAAGAAAATTCAGTAAACCAAAGGGACCAAtgagaagaagaaaataa
- the NVJ2 gene encoding Nvj2p (similar to Saccharomyces cerevisiae YPR091C; ancestral locus Anc_3.402) — protein sequence MISFKAFLAIYLFGGITFLPLALIAAYFIHKQLKTIQLQEENQLQETKNAEDERLLFEKVSPDFKVGNIEEAKGVEVTQKGWLSVTKVYYYHSSDFMDMINKNDPNLVVDISNHTINDEIVPERSQLKKKNKFFAILRHGNLFLYRDDNEKNSHLVHAITLQNSFVTLWPRNPNNESSDGSLFTKRTCISIIRNTDELIDKSTNKLNFDSLTNNSSVTSDSTPSSSNQFFLYFDNNTEKEDWYFKLINASKNNKTKQKNINPLLDSNLTANTAHLNTRDMLYLIQTLNSTEGQLSTKWLNALIGRIFLSLQQTNTLNDLLRDKLYKKLTKINTPGFLDDFVIEKVDVGNAAPMITNPKLFELSPDGLTKIGFDLIYKGNLTLRIATKAQINLGSRFKQRTISIKLEVKLKEMSGPILIMIKPPPSNRIWYTFQSEPTIDIDVEPIVSSNKLNYNVVTNTIKSKFAVAIKESLVYPFFDDNVFYTTQDDIFRGGIWENYDSVRKVSEQLNKEKLHGEATQILNSATTSTATTATTTNDLNLMDLQNENENSNVNSSSINSTPKKSDANASLDGSITGLEPNDDSNSFSDKVDTVSTSSTSPLKKRTLEKVGSLRKVLHNKKHGIIKSSTDMNDESETYSADQTSNNNDSQVDDFDQNDDQDDQQNTDDQPLINDKDLTRPAIMSSKNISTSSLQTDNRSTSEETSNGNQSKKYFKNSMKKFGKWYKETVKDNNSTSIFNSNSNSNSNLNSENNQLNNSSSEKIEETSSSPSPLPSSTLINQENKEESSTEKKSASTPNLNRPEPPKMITNRRRPVPKIPVSIPSQVAETGMKIQTSPIPTSTGMFVNQEKTPSPQVESVRTSSFPTQAFPQGFVKAQANEELNPPLYDTQLESPQAAELSSNQNLEENI from the coding sequence ATGATCAGTTTTAAGGCATTTTTAGCCATCTATTTATTTGGTGGTATAACGTTTTTACCGTTAGCCTTGATAGCTGCATATTTTATACataaacaattgaaaacCATTCAACTTCAAGAAGAAAACCAACTCCAAGAGACCAAGAATGCTGAAGATGAAAGgctattatttgaaaaggTCAGTCCTGATTTCAAAGTAGgtaatattgaagaagcCAAAGGTGTAGAAGTTACCCAAAAGGGTTGGTTATCCGTTACTAAAgtgtattattatcattcgAGTGACTTCATGGACATGATCAATAAGAATGATCCAAATTTAGTCGTTGACATTTCTAATCACACtattaatgatgaaattgtACCAGAAAGAAGtcaattaaagaaaaaaaataaattctttgCTATTTTGAGACATGGGAATTTGTTTCTTTACAGAGATgacaatgaaaaaaatagccATTTGGTTCATGCTATTACTTTACAAAATAGTTTTGTCACTCTATGGCCACGTaatccaaataatgaatcatCCGATGGTTCACTTTTCACAAAGAGAACCTgtatttcaattattagaaatacAGATGAATTGATTGATAAATCCAccaataaattaaattttgattctCTAACAAATAATTCCTCCGTTACATCTGATTCTACaccttcttcttcaaatcaatttttcttatacTTCGACAATAATACAGAAAAGGAAGATTGGTATTTTAAGTTGATCAATGCTTCTAAGAACAATAAGACTaaacaaaagaatataaacCCATTATTAGATTCCAATTTGACTGCGAATACAGCTCATTTGAACACTCGTGATATGCTGTATTTAATTCAGACTTTGAATTCCACTGAAGGCCAATTATCTACTAAATGGTTAAATGCTTTGATAGGCCGTATATTTTTGTCGTTACAACAAACTAATactttaaatgatttattacGTGATAAACTTTATAAGAAATTAACTAAAATTAATACTCCTGGTTTCTTAGATGATTTTGTCATTGAAAAAGTTGATGTTGGCAACGCTGCACCAATGATTACAAACCccaaattatttgaattatctcCTGATGGATTGACCAAAATTGGATTTGATTTAATCTACAAGGGAAATTTGACTCTGAGAATTGCTACAAAGGCTCAAATCAATTTGGGTTCAAGATTTAAACAAAGAACTATctcaattaaattagaagtgaaattgaaagaaatgTCCGGtccaattttaattatgaTTAAACCACCGCCATCAAACAGAATTTGGTATACCTTCCAATCAGAACCTACCATTGATATCGATGTCGAACCAATTGTCAGctctaataaattgaattataaCGTCGTTACAAACACAATTAAAAGTAAATTTGCAGTGGCAATCAAAGAATCTTTGGTTTATCCATTTTTTGATGATAACGTATTTTATACAACTCAAGATGATATCTTTAGAGGTGGTATTTGGGAAAATTATGACTCAGTTAGAAAAGTAAGtgaacaattaaataaagaaaaattgcaTGGTGAAGCTactcaaattttaaattcagcTACTACTTCTACTGCTACTACTgctactactactaatgatttaaatttaatggatttacaaaatgaaaatgaaaattctaATGTGAATTCATCCTCTATTAATTCTACGCCAAAAAAAAGTGATGCAAATGCTTCATTAGATGGTTCAATTACAGGTCTTGAGCCCAATgatgattcaaattcattttctgaCAAAGTAGATACTGTATCTACCAGTAGTACTTCTCCATTAAAAAAACGTACTTTGGAAAAAGTTGGCTCATTGAGAAAAGTGCtacataataaaaaacacggcattattaaatcttcCACTGATATGAATGACGAATCTGAGACTTATTCCGCAGACCAGAcctctaataataatgatagtCAAGTAGATGATTTTGATCAGAATGATGACCAAGATGATCAACAAAATACAGATGATCAACCATTGATTAACGATAAAGATTTAACTCGTCCAGCTATAATGTCTAGTAAGAATATTTCTACATCGAGCTTGCAAACGGATAACCGTAGTACTTCGGAAGAAACTTCAAATGGTAACCaatctaaaaaatattttaaaaattcaatgaaaaaatttggCAAATGGTATAAAGAAACAGTCAAGGATAATAATTCCACTTCAATCTTCAATTCCAATTCCAACtccaattcaaatttaaactcAGAAAATAACCAATTAAACAACTCTTCATCAGAGAAAATAGAAGAAACTTCTTCTTCTCCCTCTCCTCTCCCTTCCAGCACCTTAATAAAccaagaaaataaagaagaatctTCAACTGAAAAAAAGAGTGCATCTActccaaatttaaatagaCCTGAACCACCAAAGATGATTACAAATAGAAGAAGACCAGTACCAAAAATTCCAGTCTCTATTCCATCTCAAGTAGCAGAAACCGGAATGAAAATTCAAACTTCTCCCATTCCAACCTCCACTGGAATGTTTGTTAATCAAGAGAAAACACCATCTCCACAAGTTGAATCTGTGAGGACCTCTTCTTTCCCAACACAGGCTTTTCCTCAAGGGTTTGTAAAAGCCCAAGCTAATGAGGAATTAAACCCTCCTTTATACGATACCCAATTAGAATCTCCACAAGCAGCTGAACTCTCCTCAAATCAAAACCTAGAAgagaatatataa
- the MEC1 gene encoding protein kinase MEC1 (similar to Saccharomyces cerevisiae MEC1 (YBR136W); ancestral locus Anc_3.401), which translates to METHLKYLEELSLAIKDSIKRQENEDPISDTNQFPPYKSNENGMGDSKSLKVLNTLLASLKDTRPLNPLNKNDEVFAKCLQVIDLLFQSRPYLIYKMIISFCNEILDISLLNFDNIHRLWLLRLKIGNACKYAYAMYGYTMKFKISEYLFSIVNTNENTLKTALNGNCLESDFITSLRKLYILSYWFCSSSSIFGKSLSFLDSSLGTDSWKSYFQSILRFVMYILDSVHIPSLLIELQVIRVRFLSVAVTMLSRTTLSIGDDPYLPFSDDLKYVLSQLLKFLSNNQQPFSYGDEIIAKCLYRTYILCTSHQKNTGDTVKFYEFFNSNFPISQFLNYEKISSIEIDMFPFSYHTNKALLLLYFDIHRRSADESLLKFNKTTKIWSFEPEGDEILNSIRVHNPIGIEQKQLENLHQSILHDFKMPFTGYTLKTSLARLPIDVPSKAFSSWNDTFKFLSKELSAAISNNSLKRQLQILNILGKISCCEGYHLNWTTNFSSWDLCPICDSNNDRNIFNDISPNRPPAILKSEIYNLVSESYFVDKSTLETDEILFASILTCLSRIFVHFQPPILTNSEDQVEFNDTTIRSNENANVFGLIAIAFRSSNRYIRILASKIIPLWNITPINNFEAKQMQLLLQFLNQNFSTNITETWLYTWTNLTLTTSGERFNSLILKLIDIFNSNEFSVYSGMSFQFRTLTRILHRTPSQLLSQNLPFLLKQYSKNLKERKVSFDKLINLLGFPANTVLDIYQSYIIPYAIIQHDTDVFGEIARIMCEANGRPINEQKYILLEKNSREIFAVALVKYSFFKIPLIKTLFTNRLPTFDTDIVNTGLFDFQTFAEVLKLYKNEENKHEVNDNNEAIIKRSLRFILTRIDCGTISDTAKNSIWSKELEIKYQNQLKNVILGVFQIFSVGFHDMEGRNSFFEQERVINGISYLLSNTSKETIISALAQISICLQNGLEIEEIRLKSMACWIKLLKSLSDEELSTVINEPVSFIFYKWSSFTPKERQSAYDILNELVNNHSDLVFKIKPSLMLTITNHPEVDMLTKNGEFARNLKNNINNINWIPILVVSLHTNNKYVISESLNDLEIYLTKNMSGQELAILSKSENGTNLADLLGALINVSSKYKNINDELCKRAAICIGMIGVLDLSVYHTNRSVLNEIKIYDLDDEKQTIKFLIWVLNDILVPLFWKSENPQKQLFAAFVMQESLKYCGLSCSPDDVSNPEEDPLKADLWNQFNTISKTTLYPLLSSLYLAQSWSNYESLVYPTNKFKEGYTIWIRSLTLDLLKISTNESHPLHVFSSLIREDDGSISQFLLPYICMNIMKKAEKNNEFEIILHNIEREFASIFNYTLTNLNHLQLDSMRSCFNAIFRVIEYCKKWVTWFKKEYWKIHDSHVIKETKTNAMLQRIETFIDSIPAEVLATKSLATNAFERSALYLEQSFRQKSASNVDTSQELAFLQKTYAEIGDLDSVDGMLKVFSTNSLSSKIEELQYSDSWEIAQDCYKILGEFSYDAPTTTKMLKIMYDHQNYLDVLESLDTLPSTIHSKCHNDYINWVSIAMESANLEGNLKYIVNWVERIENIPNITDLDVIFHYNIGKILLSIQKNQNTRALSYIQRSFSLLGSHFISSSTSMTSAKKENLLLKLHGLFDISLLVNSTGELSFDDCISTINHRKRRIGVDFSSNYYVLSLRKSFDSMKNQKLTQKDLIKTHLDIAKLSRNNSRVTIASQALMHCIKNGHAQAELEFAEILWKQGENDRALKLVKEIHTRNKSNPDVSSSDKAAILLKYTEWSYLSNSAPSTQIIRQYKQIETLTDSLDKLYYSMGLYYSRLLERKNLEGYSTKGSLEYHSVKYFLLAFQKNTVKIRETLPKVVTYWLDTADIAMSASKSNPNSSTTKALLDAANKICHEVSGSVKYAPTYIWYSVLTQLLSRLLHTHSLSCKAILHVIISLTFEYPLHLFWYVTPLLESASPLRVKRGEELANEYMSYSPSLKNIGQPRKLFTAAKELTKSLINVSMTKIQRTTRSGLRLEHDFDFNMKLAPTQLIVPVRINLELLSPTDSISTKTYTPFSEVVSIAKFRSQYKIFSSLKKPKQINVLGSNGMTYGIMCKREDVRQDNQYMQFATTMNFLLERDPNSMKRDLDITTYSVLSLREDCGLLEIVPNVTTLRDIYINIYSSMKVAYSIKSFYSKAKEMTSNEERIQFFLELRSQFFPVLYKWFLDSFPDPIDWFKARNLFSQSLSVMSMVGYMLGLGDRHCENILLDIETGKVLHVDFDCLFDKGKILPIPEIVPFRLTGNMVDALGVVGTEGTFKKSSEVTVKVVRENELALMNIIETIMYDRPVHDKLRNWSIVLRNKIRGLDARDGIILSVAAQVETLIQEATSEENLGMMYIGWLAFW; encoded by the coding sequence ATGGAAACTCATTTGAAGTACTTAGAAGAGCTAAGTTTAGCAATCAAGGATTCAATAAAACGtcaagaaaatgaagatcCAATTTCAGATACTAATCAGTTTCCTCCATATAAATCGAACGAAAATGGTATGGGAGATtcaaaaagtttaaaagtCTTAAATACGTTACTAGCTAGTCTTAAAGACACACGACCACTAAACCCACTTAATAAAAACGACGAAGTATTTGCAAAATGTTTGCAGGTTATTGATCTATTATTTCAATCGAGAccttatttaatttacaaaatgatTATTAGCTTTTGTAACGAAATCCTTGATATATCTTTACTTAACTTTGACAATATTCATCGATTATGGCTATTGAGATTGAAGATTGGAAATGCATGCAAGTATGCTTATGCTATGTATGGATATACAATGaagtttaaaatttcagaaTATTTGTTTAGCATTGTCAATACCAATGAAAACACATTAAAAACTGCTTTAAATGGAAATTGTTTAGAAAGTGATTTTATAACTTCTTTAAGGaaactttatattttaagtTATTGGTTCTGTTCCTCATCTTCCATCTTTGGTAAATCTCTCAGCTTTCTAGATTCCTCTTTAGGGACAGATTCTTGGAAATCTTATTTTCAAAGTATATTAAGATTTGTTATGTATATTTTAGATTCAGTTCACATTCCTTCGCTCTTAATAGAACTACAAGTCATCCGTGTACGATTTTTATCAGTAGCTGTTACAATGTTATCGAGAACAACTTTATCTATCGGGGATGATCCTTACCTACCATTTTCTGATGATCTAAAATATGTCTTATCCCAATTACTTAAATTCCTTTCGAATAATCAACAACCGTTTTCTTATGGAGATGAAATCATTGCTAAATGCTTGTATCGAACATATATACTTTGTACCTCGcatcaaaaaaatactgGTGATACTGTAAAATTCTACGAATTCTTTAATAGCAATTTTCCAATATctcaatttttgaattacgaaaaaatttcaagcATAGAAATAGATATGTTTCCATTCAGCTATCACACAAATAAGGCATTACTCCTACTGTATTTTGACATTCATAGGAGATCTGCCGatgaatcattattaaaatttaataaaacaacaaaaatttGGAGCTTTGAACCGGAAGGTGATGAAATACTGAATAGTATAAGGGTTCATAATCCTATTGGTATTGAACAAAAACAGTTGGAAAATCTCCATCAGTCGATACTTcatgattttaaaatgcCTTTTACAGGCTATACGCTAAAAACTTCGCTTGCTAGACTTCCCATTGATGTTCCTTCGAAAGCCTTTTCAAGTTGGAATGATacctttaaatttttatccaAGGAGCTCTCAGCTGCAATCTCTAATAATTCACTAAAAAGGCaacttcaaattttaaatatacttGGAAAGATATCTTGCTGTGAAGGTTATCATTTGAACTGGACAACTAATTTTAGTTCATGGGATTTATGTCCTATTTGCGACTCTAATAATGACAGAAACATATTCAATGACATTTCACCCAATAGGCCACCGgcaattttaaaatcagaaatttacaatttaGTAAGCGAGTCATACTTTGTTGATAAATCTACATTAGAAACGGATGAGATTCTTTTTGCTAGCATATTAACTTGCTTAAGTAGGATATTTGTACACTTCCAGCCACCTATATTGACAAATTCCGAAGATCAAGTTGAATTCAATGATACTACAATTCgttctaatgaaaatgcaAATGTATTTGGGCTAATTGCGATAGCTTTCAGAAGTTCAAACCGTTACATTAGGATCTTAGCGAGTAAAATCATTCCATTATGGAATATTACACCAATCAACAACTTTGAAGCAAAACAAATGCAATTACTCCTACAATTTTTGAACCAAAATTTCTCAACAAATATTACGGAGACCTGGTTATATACATGGACCAACTTAACACTAACTACGTCTGGAGAACGTTTTAATTCGTTAATtcttaaattaattgatatttttaactcAAATGAATTTTCAGTATATTCAGGAATGtcttttcaatttagaACACTTACACGAATCTTGCACAGAACTCCATCTCAATTACTTTCTCAAAATTTGCCATTTTTGCTAAAGCAATACtctaaaaatttgaagGAAAGAAAAGtttcttttgataaattaattaaccTTCTAGGATTTCCAGCAAATACTGTTCTGGATATTTATCAAAGTTACATTATACCATATGCAATTATTCAACATGATACTGATGTATTTGGAGAAATAGCTAGAATAATGTGTGAAGCCAATGGCCGACCAATAAACGAgcagaaatatattttattagaaaaaaatagcagAGAAATTTTTGCAGTAGCATTGGTAAAATATTCGTTTTTTAAGATACCCCTCATCAAGACCTTGTTTACTAATCGTCTCCCAACGTTTGATACTGATATTGTTAATACAGGTCTTTTCGACTTCCAAACATTTGCAGaagttttgaaattatataaaaatgaagaaaataaacatgaagttaatgataataatgaagcTATTATTAAGCGAAGCCTGAGATTCATTTTAACGAGGATAGATTGTGGGACAATATCGGATACTGCAAAAAATTCTATATGGTCAAAAGAGCTAGAAATTAAGTATCAGAATCAACTAAAGAATGTTATTTTGGGAGTgttccaaatattttctgtTGGGTTTCATGATATGGAAGGCagaaattcattttttgaaCAGGAGAGAGTGATAAATGGTATATCATATTTATTGTCAAATACTTCAAAAGAAACAATCATTTCTGCCTTAGCACAAATAAGTATATGTCTTCAAAATGGTTtggaaattgaagaaattcgCCTGAAGTCTATGGCGTGCTGGATCAAATTGTTAAAAAGTCTTTCTGATGAAGAACTATCTACCGTTATAAATGAGCCAGTTTcgtttatattttataaatggAGCTCTTTTACGCCAAAAGAAAGGCAGAGCGCATATGATATTCTAAATGAATTAGTTAATAACCATTCAGATTTggtttttaaaataaaacctAGTTTAATGCTTACTATTACCAACCATCCAGAAGTTGATATGCTGACAAAAAATGGAGAGTTTGCgagaaatttaaaaaataatattaacaatatAAATTGGATACCTATTTTAGTGGTATCGTTGCacactaataataaatatgtcATAAGCGAAAGTTTGAATGACTtagaaatttatttaaccAAAAATATGTCAGGTCAAGAACTAGCGATACTGTCAAAATCCGAGAATGGAACTAACTTGGCAGACCTCTTAGGAGCCCTAATAAACGTTTCTTcgaaatataaaaatattaatgatgaGCTATGTAAACGAGCTGCTATTTGTATAGGAATGATTGGTGTTTTAGATTTATCTGTATATCATACTAATAGAAGTGTgttaaatgaaattaaaatttatgatTTGGATGATGAAAAGCAAACAATAAAGTTCCTAATTTGGGTGCTGAATGATATTTTAGTACCACTCTTTTGGAAATCAGAAAATCCCCAGAAGCAATTGTTTGCAGCATTTGTTATGCAGGAGTCCTTAAAATATTGTGGATTGAGTTGTAGTCCAGATGATGTTTCTAATCCTGAAGAAGATCCTTTAAAGGCTGATTTATGGAACCAATTTAATACAATATCAAAGACAACTCTTTATCCCCTTCTATCTTCTTTATACCTGGCCCAATCATGGTCAAACTATGAGTCGCTTGTATATCCTACTAACAAATTTAAGGAGGGCTACACCATCTGGATTAGGAGCCTTACATTGGATCTACTAAAAATAAGTACGAATGAATCACATCCCCTTCAtgtattttcatcattaataaGAGAGGATGACGGAAGTATAtcacaatttttattaccGTATATATGCATGAACATTATGAAAAAAgctgaaaaaaataacgaatttgaaataatattgcACAATATTGAGAGAGAATTTGCaagtattttcaattatacGTTGACTAATTTAAACCATTTACAATTAGACTCCATGAGATCTTGCTTCAATGCCATCTTTAGAGTTATAGAATATTGCAAAAAATGGGTAACATGGTTTAAAAAAGAGTACTGGAAAATTCATGATTCTCATGTTATTAAAGAGACTAAAACTAATGCGATGCTTCAACGAATAGAAACATTCATTGATAGTATTCCTGCTGAGGTTTTGGCAACGAAATCCTTAGCAACAAATGCCTTTGAACGATCCGCCCTATACTTAGAACAGTCATTCAGACAAAAGAGTGCAAGTAATGTCGATACAAGCCAAGAATTAGCTTTCTTACAAAAAACATATGCTGAAATTGGTGATCTTGACTCAGTTGACGGAATGTTAAAGGTATTTTCTACAAATAGCCTTTCTTCAAAAATAGAAGAATTGCAATATTCTGATAGCTGGGAAATTGCACAAGATTGTTATAAGATTCTAGGTGAATTTTCTTATGATGCTCCTACCACGACAAAAATGTTGAAAATCATGTATGATCATCAAAACTATTTAGATGTTCTGGAAAGTTTAGATACTTTACCAAGCACCATACACTCTAAATGTCataatgattatatcaattGGGTGTCTATTGCAATGGAAAGTGCGAACTTGGAAggtaatttaaaatatattgtaaATTGGGTAGAAcgtattgaaaatattccaaatatcACTGATCTCGATGTCATATTCCATTATAATATTGGCAAAATTTTACTatcaattcaaaaaaatcagAATACAAGAGCATTATCATACATTCAAAGatctttttctcttttgGGATCCCACTTTATATCATCATCTACTTCAATGACTTCTGctaaaaaggaaaatttgttattaaaattgCACGGACTCTTTGATATTTCTTTGTTAGTAAACTCTACTGGTGAGTTATCATTTGATGATTGTATTTCAACTATCAATCatagaaaaagaagaattggCGTGGATTTTTCATCCAACTATTACGTTCTTTCTTTACGAAAGTCATTTGATTCAATGAAAAATCAGAAATTAACTCAAAAAGACCTTATCAAGACACATTTAGATATTGCAAAATTGAGTAGAAATAATTCCAGAGTCACTATTGCATCCCAAGCATTGATGCATTGCATCAAGAATGGTCATGCTCAAGCAGAATTAGAGTTTGCTGAAATTTTATGGAAACAAGGTGAAAATGATAGAGCATTAAAATTAGTTAAAGAAATTCACACAAGAAACAAGAGTAACCCAGATGTTAGTAGCTCAGATAAAGCTGCCATTTTACTAAAATATACTGAATGGTCATATCTTTCTAATAGTGCACCATCCACACAAATAATCAGGCAATACAAGCAAATAGAAACTTTAACTGACTCGCTAGATAAACtatattattcaatggGACTTTACTATAGTAGATTGTTGGAAAGGAAGAATTTAGAGGGGTACTCTACCAAGGGATCATTAGAATATCATTCCgtaaaatactttttattgGCTTTTCAGAAAAATACTGTTAAAATTCGTGAAACTCTCCCAAAGGTTGTAACGTACTGGTTAGATACTGCAGATATTGCTATGTCAGCTTCTAAATCCAACCCCAATAGTAGCACTACTAAAGCTTTACTAGATGCCGCAAATAAAATTTGCCATGAAGTTTCTGGCTCAGTTAAATATGCACCAACTTATATTTGGTATTCGGTTTTGACGCAGTTACTATCACGTCTTCTTCATACTCATAGCTTATCATGTAAAGCCATTCTCCATGTTATTATAAGCCTAACTTTTGAATACCCGTTGCACCTTTTCTGGTATGTTACACCATTATTGGAATCGGCATCACCACTAAGAGTGAAAAGAGGCGAAGAACTAGCTAATGAATATATGAGTTATTCGCCCTCtctaaaaaatattggacAGCCAAGAAAGTTGTTTACTGCTGCTAAGGAATTGACGAAGTCATTAATCAATGTTTCAATGACGAAAATTCAGCGGACAACTCGCTCTGGTTTACGTCTGGAGCATGACTTTGACTTTAATATGAAACTAGCTCCTACCCAATTAATTGTACCAGTAAGGATTAATTTAGAATTGCTATCGCCAACTGATAGCATATCAACTAAAACATATACACCATTTAGCGAAGTCGTCTCAATAGCAAAGTTTAGGAGtcaatataaaatattttcgtCACTTAAAAAACctaaacaaataaatgTACTCGGCTCAAATGGTATGACATATGGAATTATGTGTAAACGAGAAGATGTTAGACAAGATAACCAATATATGCAATTTGCCACTACCatgaattttttacttGAAAGAGACCCTAATTCTATGAAAAGAGACCTGGATATTACTACATACTCTGTTTTATCTCTTCGAGAAGATTGTGGATTGTTAGAGATTGTACCGAATGTTACTACTTTGCGAGATATctatatcaatatttatagTAGTATGAAAGTGGCGTATTCTATAAAGAGCTTTTATTCAAAAGCTAAAGAAATGACATCAAATGAGGAAAGaattcaattctttttgGAACTTAGATCCCAATTCTTCCCTGTGTTATATAAGTGGTTTTTAGATTCATTCCCTGATCCCATTGATTGGTTTAAGGCcagaaatttattttctcaGTCGTTATCAGTAATGTCAATGGTAGGCTATATGTTAGGTTTAGGTGATAGGCATtgtgaaaatattttattggaTATTGAAACTGGGAAAGTCCTCCATGTCGATTTTGATTGCTTGTTTGATAAAGGAAAAATACTTCCAATCCCAGAAATTGTTCCTTTCAGACTAACGGGTAACATGGTCGATGCCTTGGGCGTAGTTGGAACAGAAGGTACCTTCAAAAAATCTAGTGAAGTGACAGTAAAAGTTGTTCGCGAAAATGAACTAGctttaatgaatataattgaaacAATCATGTATGATAGGCCAGTCCATGATAAACTTAGAAATTGGTCGATTGTTTTGAGGAACAAAATACGTGGGTTGGACGCTAGGGATGGAATAATTCTTAGTGTGGCTGCCCAAGTAGAGACTCTAATACAAGAGGCTACTAGTGAAGAAAATCTAGGTATGATGTATATTGGTTGGCTTGCATTCtggtaa